The following proteins come from a genomic window of Pseudomonas cichorii:
- a CDS encoding methylamine utilization protein, which yields MTRVFSSVVLTGLLALSAAHASAAALTAQVFDKQGKPLADAVLTLKGPAAGAVSGGKAEMDQRDQEFSPRVLAVHTGAQVKFPNSDNIRHQVYSFSPAKRFELRLYEGTPSEPLLFDKAGVVVLGCNIHDWMVGYIYVTDEPWFGVTDSNGTLKLDLLPAGHYVATLWHPQAEDMQPVSGGEFDIPASGLTQRFNLDVEVKNEDKPARPAPGAFGEAFHKAAH from the coding sequence ATGACCAGAGTATTTTCTTCAGTTGTCCTGACTGGATTATTGGCGTTGTCCGCTGCACATGCATCTGCTGCGGCATTGACTGCCCAGGTATTCGACAAGCAAGGCAAACCGCTTGCCGATGCGGTCCTGACGCTCAAAGGACCTGCCGCAGGTGCTGTCAGCGGTGGCAAGGCTGAAATGGACCAGCGCGACCAGGAGTTTTCGCCGCGCGTGCTGGCTGTGCACACCGGCGCGCAAGTCAAATTCCCCAACAGTGACAACATTCGTCACCAGGTCTATTCCTTCTCCCCCGCAAAACGCTTCGAGCTGCGTCTCTATGAAGGCACACCTTCCGAGCCGTTGCTGTTCGACAAGGCGGGTGTCGTGGTGCTTGGCTGCAATATCCATGACTGGATGGTCGGCTACATCTATGTCACTGACGAACCATGGTTCGGTGTGACCGACAGCAATGGCACCCTCAAGCTTGACCTGTTACCTGCCGGTCATTACGTGGCAACGCTCTGGCATCCTCAGGCTGAAGACATGCAGCCGGTTTCGGGGGGCGAGTTCGATATTCCTGCTTCGGGCCTGACCCAGCGCTTCAACCTCGATGTCGAGGTCAAGAATGAAGACAAACCTGCCAGGCCCGCTCCGGGAGCGTTTGGCGAAGCTTTCCACAAGGCTGCTCATTGA